Proteins co-encoded in one Nothobranchius furzeri strain GRZ-AD chromosome 4, NfurGRZ-RIMD1, whole genome shotgun sequence genomic window:
- the LOC129160797 gene encoding P2X purinoceptor 7-like, with protein sequence MLRCQQVGVTSCITEHPGFEAVALNPYVLQAVYGTFLQLYGEMQETTLNSCYRHLAYRNVVRWCWGYLGQHVRVVIQSCAVSRIRQEFPEDGAYKGFLPPLN encoded by the exons ATGCTCAGGTGTCAGCAGGTGGGTGTAACCTCCTGCATAACAGAGCATCCTGGTTTTGAGGCTGTTGCTCTGAATCCCTACGTGTTGCAGGCAGTTTATGGCACCTTTCTGCAACTCTATGGGGAGATGCAGGAGACTACGCTCAACAG ctgttacagacatctggcgtaccggaatgtggtcaggtggtgttggggTTACCTGGGACAGCACGTTCGTGTTGTGATCCAGTCATGCGCTGTCTCCAGAATAAGGCAGGAGTTCCCAGAAGACGGTGCATACAAAGGATTCCTCCCTCCTCTgaactaa
- the LOC129160796 gene encoding uncharacterized protein: MMDLKRNKVTDIQLVQSNEVGNSVRMEKEGFVRSLSTLLERGVDVQQVVTDRHTGVQKYLREEKKEISHYFDPWHMGKGIGKKIEELGKRKTTQDVRLWKQSVVNHLYWSASSSSSGQEAVAKWTSVANHIQNVHSHDNALFPSCLHAPLDGEQARQWLKPSTASCEKLTAILLAPRFVKDVEKISPQYHTSTLEAFHSLIIRFTPKSQVFSFKGMLSRLQIAAMHYNENAARSHAATATGELRYAVVYPKYKHGDYTVRALKTNPTSLYVHKLIDLLFDSVVVDPLPYQEYSDKIPVPEPLCAQFQRPDKRDAVSRHRSRF, encoded by the exons atgatggatctcaaaagaaacaaagttactgATATCCAACTtgtacag agcaatgaagttggaaatagtgtgcgaatggagaaggagggatttgtgagaagtctgagcacacttttggagaggggggtcgatgtgcagcaagtcgtgactgaccgccacacaggagtgcagaagtatttgcgggaggaaaaaaaggaaatcagtcactactttgacccctggcacatgggaaaag gaattggtaagaaaatcgaagagctggggaagagaaagacgacccaggatgtgagactgtggaagcaaagtgtggtgaaccacctctactggtcagcatccAGTTCCTCCTCAGGACAGGAGGCAGTAGCAAAGTGGACTTCAGTTGCCAACCACATCCAAAATGTGCACAGCCATGACAACGCCCTGTTCCCTAGCTGTCTGCATGCACCTCTGGATGGAGAACAGGCAAGACAGTGGCTCAAACCAA gcacagcatcatgtgagaagctcactgccattctgttagctccacggtttgtgaaggacgtagagaagataagccctcagtaccacacatccaccttggaggctttccacagtctcatcatcagatttactccaaaaagtcaggtcttctccttcaaaggaatgctgtctag aTTACAAATTGCTGCAATGCACTATAATGAAAATGCAGCACGCTCACATGCAGCAACAGCAACTGGTGAGCTGAGATATGCTGTAGTGTACCCAAAGTACAAACATGGAGACTACACAGTGAGAGCCCTGAAGACCAATCCAACCTCAT TATATGTGCACAAGCTTATAGATCTGCTGTTcgactctgtggtggtggatcctcTCCCATATCAGGAGTACTCGGACAAAATTCCGGTTCCAGAACCGCTCTGTgcccagttccaaagaccagataaacgggatgctgtgagcaggcacaggtccaggttttaa